AAGCTGCTCGTCTACCCGAACGACTACCTGCTCACCGCCCCGAGCGACTACCTGCGCGAGGCGGTGGCGAAGGTCCTCGCCGGCACCCCGGAGGACCGGGCGCACTTCCTCGCCGTGGAGGTCGCCGCGATCCGCCGGGACGACGCGCGGATCGCGATCCTGCGGATCCTGGGTGCGGGCGGTCCGGTCGTGAAGAAGGCCGCCGAGGCCGCGTTCAAGTCCGACGACCTCGAGGTGTTCCGGGCCTTCCTGAACACCGGCCAGTACACGGCCCGCGCCGAGGACGAGAACCGCGCCGAGCTGCAGCGGATCCTCGACGACCCGAGCAGCGGACCGGGTGTGCGCGAGGGCGCGCGGAAGGCGCTCGCGGGTACGGCCGCGGACGTCGAGCAGTTCCTCAAGGTGGGTCTGAAGAGGGCCGCGGAGACCGACGACCGGGTCCTGACCACCCAGATCATGTCCCTCGGCGGCCCGGCCGTCCGGAAGGCCGCCAACGCCGCGCTCAGCGGCACCATCGAGGACGTCCGCGCGTTCCTGAAGACCGGCCAGTACGTCGCCCGCGCCGAGGACGAGAACCGCGCCGCGGTGCAGCGGATCCTCGACGACCCGAACACCGGGCGGCACGTCCGGGAGGCGGCCGCCAAGGCGCTCGCGGGCACGGCCGCGGACGTCGAGCGCTTCCTCAAGGTGGAGCTGGAGCCGCTGCAGGTCTCCGACGACCGGATCCGCGTCTCCCAGATCATCGAGGCCGGGGGCCCCGAGGTCCGGAAGGCCGGTTCCGCCGCGCTCGACGGCTCCATCGCCGACGTCCGGGCCTTCCTGAAGGAGGGCCAGTTCACGGCCCGCGCCAAGGACAAGGCCGCCGCCGAGGCCGCGCAGAGCGGCTCCACGGCCACCACCCAGGCGGGCACCACCACCGTCCCCGCCTCGGTCACCACCACGGTCACCGCCACCACGGAGGACCGGAACACCACCGGCTCGCTGGCCGCCACCGGCTCGACCGCCCCGCTCGGCGAGCTCACCGCCGCCGGTGCCGCTGCCGTCGCCCTGGGCGCCGGTGCGGTTCTCGCCGCCCGCCGCCGCTCGCGGGCCTGACCACCCTCCTCCGCCGGCCGGCGCGCCCTGTCGCGCCGGCCGGCGGACTGCTTCCGGACGCCGGGCCCAGCCGGCCGGGAGGCCCGCCGGAGCCGGCGACACGGTTGGCACACGGGTTGGCGTACGGGACATGCAGAAAGCCCCGGAGAGTGATCTCTCCGGGGCTTTCCCGCTGTGGCCAGGGCCGGGGTCGAACCGGCGACCTTCCGCTTTTCAGGCGGACGCTCGTACCAACTGAGCTACCTGGCCGTACAGCATCGTCTCTTGCGAGACGCGCGATCCCGACGGGACTTGAACCCGCGACCTCCACCTTGACAGGGTGGCGAGCTAACCAACTGCTCCACGGGACCTCGTGCGGTATTGCTCCGCACAGGGCCTTGCGGCACTGACTTTACTACGGTACTGCGTGCCCCCAACGGGATTCGAACCCGTGCTACCGCCTTGAAAGGGCGGCGTCCTGGGCCACTAGACGATGAGGGCTTGCGGCCCTTCCGGCTGACCATCCAGCGTTCGGGGACGTCGAGAAGCATATGGGATGCCGGGCGGGAACACCAAAACGGTTTCCGCCGGGGGTGGCGGCGACCTGCGGACGCGCCCCGGACGGCGCCCGGAGCGGGTGCCCAGGAGGGGTGCGCCCCGGGCGCGTCGCGGCACCCGTGGCAGCCACAACGCCCGCAGGCCCCCGGTCAGGACCAGCCCAGCTCGTGGAGCTCGTGGTCGTCGAAGCCGAAGTGGTGGGCTACCTCGTGGACCACGGTGATCCGGACCTCGTCCACGGCCTCGTCGTAGTCCTCGCAGTGCCGCAGGGTCGGCCCCATGTAGATGATGATCCGATCGGGCAGGACCCCCGCGTACCACTCGCCGCGCTCGGTCAGCGGGGTGCCCTCGTACAGGCCGAAGAGGTCGGGGGTGGCCGGGTCGGGCTCGTCCTCGACGAAGATCGCGACGTTGTCCATCATCGCCGCGAGCTGCGGGGGGATCTGGTCGAGGGCATCGGCGACCAGCGTCTCGAAGTCGTCCCGGGTCATCTCCACCGCCTCATTGTCGGATGCGCGATGACGGGTTGCCAGGTGATCGGGCCGGAATCCTGCCCGCGGCGCCACGGCGGGCGGCCAGGAACCCCCGGGAGCCCCCGTGCGGGCTTTGCAGGTCCCGGCCGTGTCCGGCGGCCCGGATGCGCGTTGGGCACCGGTAACGGCGGTGCGGCCCGTGGGGGCCCGGCGCGAGAGGTGGCTCGGTGATGGCGGTTCGGTGGGCGCGTCGGCGGGTGGCGGTGGGCACGGTGGCGGTGACCCTCGCCGGTCTCGGGTTGAGCGGGTGCATGTCGGTCGGCGAGAGCCCCTCGAACCCGCAGGGCGGGGCCGGGTCGGTCGGGCAGTCCGGGACGGGCGCCAAGCCCGGGCCGGTCGGGTCCCCCGGCCGGACCGGCGGGGCCGGGCAGCGCGGCGAGCACGGCGGGACGCTCAGCGTGGACGGGGTCTCGCCCGGCACCAGTGTCGTGGTGGAGGCCGTCCCGCCCGGGGTGACGCCGCCGGCGCCCGGTGCGCCGGTGGTGGTCCCGGTGTCCAGCGAGCCCCCCGAGCAGCCGGCGCCCGGCTCCCCGGCCCCCACCAGCGGCCCGGAGCCCAGCACCTCGCCCCCGGCCCACCCGTCGCCCAGCGCGCACCCCAGCAGCGCCGCCCCGTCGGCCTCCGCGCAGCCCACCCCCACCGCCACCACCGGTTCCGGATCTTCGGCCCCGAGCCAGGGGCCGGGCGGACATTAGGGGCCTGGCCAGGACATTTGCCTTGGATCCCGAGGCTCGTCTATGGTGGTAGATCGTTCGTTTGATCCATTTGACTGGCGCCCTGTACCCCCCGGCGCCCTTGGCGCGTTCCGGCGATCCGTGGCTGACCGCATAGAGGCGGTTGTGAAACAGAACCCCGGACTTTGGCGCGTGCCACTTCCGGAAGGTTTTAGATGTCTCTCGTTGACGACGCCCGCTTCGCCATGCCCGCGAACGGGGACGCCGCCGATTCCACCGCTCCCACCGCCGACGACGTGATCGAGACCGTCGACGCGGTCGAGCCCACCGAGACCCCGGCCGAGCAGGCCGAGCCCGCGGAGCCCACCCTCACCTTCGGCGACCTCGGTCTCCCGGAGGACGTGGTCCGCGCGCTCGCCAAGCGCGGCGTCACCACCCCGTTCCCGATCCAGGCCGCCACCATCCCGGACGCGCTGGCCGGCAAGGACGTCCTGGGCCGCGGCCGCACCGGCTCCGGCAAGACCCTGAGCTTCGGCCTGCCGCTGCTCACCCGCCTCGCCGACGGCGAGCGCACCCGCGCCAAGCACCCGCGCGGCCTGATCCTCGTCCCCACCCGCGAGCTGGCGATGCAGGTCGCCGACGCGCTGGAGCCCTTCGGCTCGGTGCTGGGCCTGCGCCTCAAGGTCGTCTGCGGCGGTACCTCGATGTCCAACCAGATGTACGCGCTGGAGCGCGGCGTGGACGTCCTGGTGGCCACCCCCGGCCGCCTCCGCGACCTGATCGCGCGTGGCTCGGCCAAGCTGGACGACGTGCAGATCGCCGTCCTGGACGAGGCCGACCAGATGGCCGACATGGGCTTCCTGCCCGAGGTCACCGAGATCCTCGACCAGGTCCCGGCCGGCGGCCAGCGCCTGCTGTTCTCCGCCACGCTGGAGAACGAGATCGACACCCTGGTCAAGCGCTACCTGAACAGCCCGGTCACCCACGAGGTCGACCCGTCGGCCGGCGCGGTGACCACCATGACCCACCACATCCTCGTGGTGAAGCCCAAGGACAAGGCGCCGATCACCAACGCGATCGCCGCCCGCAAGGGCCGCACCATCATCTTCGTCCGCACCCAGATGGGCGCCGACCGCGTCGCCGAGCAGCTGGTCGAGGCCGGGGTGAAGGCCGACGCCCTGCACGGCGGCATGACCCAGGGCGCCCGTACCCGGGTGCTGGGCGACTTCAAGGACGGCTACATCAACGTCGTCGTCGCCACCGACGTCGCCGCCCGCGGCATCCACGTGGACGGCATCGACCTGGTGCTCAACGTCGACCCGGCCGGCGACCACAAGGACTACCTGCACCGCTCGGGCCGTACCGCCCGCGCCGGCCGCTCCGGCACCGTCGTCACCCTGGTGCTGCCGCACCAGCGCCGCAGCGTCTTCCGCCTGATGGAGGACGCCGGTGTGGACGCCGGCCGCCACATCCTCGACCACGCCTTCGACG
The window above is part of the Kitasatospora sp. HUAS MG31 genome. Proteins encoded here:
- a CDS encoding DEAD/DEAH box helicase, with translation MSLVDDARFAMPANGDAADSTAPTADDVIETVDAVEPTETPAEQAEPAEPTLTFGDLGLPEDVVRALAKRGVTTPFPIQAATIPDALAGKDVLGRGRTGSGKTLSFGLPLLTRLADGERTRAKHPRGLILVPTRELAMQVADALEPFGSVLGLRLKVVCGGTSMSNQMYALERGVDVLVATPGRLRDLIARGSAKLDDVQIAVLDEADQMADMGFLPEVTEILDQVPAGGQRLLFSATLENEIDTLVKRYLNSPVTHEVDPSAGAVTTMTHHILVVKPKDKAPITNAIAARKGRTIIFVRTQMGADRVAEQLVEAGVKADALHGGMTQGARTRVLGDFKDGYINVVVATDVAARGIHVDGIDLVLNVDPAGDHKDYLHRSGRTARAGRSGTVVTLVLPHQRRSVFRLMEDAGVDAGRHILDHAFDAEVARITGARSLVEVQAESAAGIAGAAEREVAELTRQLERAQRRAGELREEADRLSARAARERAELGIEDEEPVVVTLDESADAAKAAEAAPAAEAADQAAPAAAEDRSSSYREARSERPAFNRDRDRERPSFGRDRDRDERGGRSFGDRDRERGGFGNRDREDRGFGGRSGGFNRDDRGGRSGGFGNRDRDERGGRSFGDRDRDRERGGFGNRDREDRGFGGRSGGFNRDDRGGRSGGFGNRDRDERGGRSFGDRDRQGGGFGNRDRDDRGGRSFGDRPARSFGDRPAFGDRDRGSSSRPFARRDDHRSGGRPQGFGRDERGGRPFGDRDRDRERGGFNGGDRKPRWKN
- a CDS encoding metallopeptidase family protein, which produces MTRDDFETLVADALDQIPPQLAAMMDNVAIFVEDEPDPATPDLFGLYEGTPLTERGEWYAGVLPDRIIIYMGPTLRHCEDYDEAVDEVRITVVHEVAHHFGFDDHELHELGWS
- a CDS encoding ALF repeat-containing protein; its protein translation is MKIRRSLAAAVLLATAAAPVAMGATPAFADTTPAGQEQTDPAGTKVDEENRSAIEKLLVYPNDYLLTAPSDYLREAVAKVLAGTPEDRAHFLAVEVAAIRRDDARIAILRILGAGGPVVKKAAEAAFKSDDLEVFRAFLNTGQYTARAEDENRAELQRILDDPSSGPGVREGARKALAGTAADVEQFLKVGLKRAAETDDRVLTTQIMSLGGPAVRKAANAALSGTIEDVRAFLKTGQYVARAEDENRAAVQRILDDPNTGRHVREAAAKALAGTAADVERFLKVELEPLQVSDDRIRVSQIIEAGGPEVRKAGSAALDGSIADVRAFLKEGQFTARAKDKAAAEAAQSGSTATTQAGTTTVPASVTTTVTATTEDRNTTGSLAATGSTAPLGELTAAGAAAVALGAGAVLAARRRSRA